A region of Toxorhynchites rutilus septentrionalis strain SRP chromosome 1, ASM2978413v1, whole genome shotgun sequence DNA encodes the following proteins:
- the LOC129776680 gene encoding myrosinase 1-like, with the protein MFSSTIASILLCFSSLHVQPIASSVPVLVEVPPHSPWPWTLSQGSKWKHQPGDDKHFPPYFAFGASTAAYQIEGAWQEDGKGPSVWDTMTHEHPELVVDRANGDVAANSYHQFTDDIAALKEVGFGFYRFSISWSRILPEGDLSSLQQAGIDYYDKLIDSLLAEKIVPVVTMLHYDVPQYLQNLGGVASPLFVRYFEIYADTLFRHFGDRVQTWITHNEPYDFCVDGYGYGRNGPLVYAPGVGEYLCAHHVLLSHAAVYHLYNQKYRSKQSGSIGITLSGRFFYPVNNETGPDVIDRALNFQIGWFAHPLFSEKGGYPPIMVETIAEHSLLETRTMSRLPTMLPETKAFVKGTADFLGYNYYSSRLVKLDPREYNISSPPSIDKDTGLVYSVDPKWKRAKSDWLYVVPAGLRGVLNWFKEEYDNPVVLITENGYSDDGGLCDHERIEYYKLHLEQLLAAVNEDECHVVGHTSWSIIDNFEWLRGYSEKFGLYHVNFLSPNRERTPKLSAKFFQEVIRTGTIPKI; encoded by the exons ATGTTCTCTTCAACAATCGCTAGTATACTTTTGTGTTTTTCGAGTCTTCACGTTCAACCGATTGCATCCAGCGTTCCCGTACTTGTGGAAGTCCCACCACATAGTCCCTGGCCGTGGACATTGTCACAGGGGAGCAAGTGGAAACATCAGCCCGGGGATGATAAGCATTTTCCCCCATATTTCGCATTTGGAGCATCAACAGCGGCCTACCAGATTGAGGGCGCCTGGCAGGAAGATGGTAAAGGTCCCTCGGTCTGGGACACAATGACCCACGAGCACCCGGAATTAGTGGTTGATCGCGCAAACGGAGATGTGGCAGCCAACTCTTATCACCAATTCACAGACGATATCGCCGCACTGAAGGAAGTAGGG TTCGGGTTTTATCGTTTCTCAATCTCGTGGTCTCGTATTCTGCCCGAAGGCGATCTTTCGTCGCTTCAACAAGCTGGAATTGACTATTATGACAAGCTTATCGATTCCCTGCTGGCTGAGAAAATAGTTCCCGTAGTCACCATGCTGCACTATGACGTACCGCAGTATTTGCAGAATCTGGGCGGAGTTGCTTCACCCTTGTTTGTGAGATATTTTGAAATCTATGCAGATACACTGTTCCGACACTTTGGGGACCGCGTACAAACTTGGATTACTCACAATGAACCGTACGACTTCTGCGTGGATGGTTACGGTTACGGTCGTAATGGACCGTTGGTCTACGCACCCGGTGTTGGTGAATATCTCTGTGCTCATCACGTACTGCTAAGTCACGCTGCTGTGTATCATCTGTACAACCAAAAGTATCGCTCTAAACAATCCGGCTCCATTGGGATTACTCTCAGTGGAAGATTTTTCTACCCCGTGAACAACGAAACCGGACCAGACGTAATCGATCGTGCCCTAAACTTCCAG ATTGGTTGGTTCGCTCATCCGCTGTTCAGCGAGAAGGGCGGCTATCCGCCCATAATGGTAGAAACTATTGCGGAACACAGTCTGCTTGAAACACGCACCATGTCTCGCCTCCCGACGATGTTGCCAGAAACGAAAGCGTTTGTGAAAGGTACGGCAGATTTTTTGGGCTACAATTACTACAGCAGCCGGCTGGTGAAGCTAGACCCGCGGGAATACAACATCAGCAGTCCACCTTCGATCGATAAGGATACTGGTCTGGTGTACAGCGTGGATCCGAAGTGGAAACGAGCCAAGTCAGATTGGCTCTACGTAGTCCCTGCGGGACTTCGAGGGGTGCTGAATTGGTTCAAAGAGGAATACGATAACCCAGTGGTGCTGATAACTGAAAATGGATACTCGGACGATGGAGGACTGTGCGATCACGAGCGAATTGAATATTATAAGCTTCATTTGGAGCAACTGCTAGCGGCCGTAAATGAGGACGAATGTCATGTGGTAGGACACACATCTTGGAGTATTATCGACAATTTCGAGTGGCTTCGTGGCTACAG CGAAAAATTCGGCCTGTACCACGTGAACTTTTTGAGCCCAAATCGAGAACGAACCCCGAAGCTTTCAGCCAAATTTTTCCAGGAAGTGATCAGAACAGGAACGATTCCAAAGATATAA